One genomic segment of Sanyastnella coralliicola includes these proteins:
- a CDS encoding copper homeostasis protein CutC: MLLEVVCPGVPALENALQGGAQRIELCSDLSCGGITPSPGLTKLALEISGVPVFPLLRAREGDFVYSENEKKAMLYDIAAMADLGVHGVVVGSLTPALDLDLAFVEAAKKAAGDLPITFHRAFDVCNDFKQAAKDLYDLGYGRILTAGQAPRAAEGLDTLRELVALKERPMILAGGSIRLEQIDDLLEVGVDEIHTAAGTTEEGVYSRGFFAPGYTSVDSGVVRAMIERLETKEI; encoded by the coding sequence ATGCTTTTAGAAGTTGTTTGTCCTGGAGTACCCGCTCTTGAAAACGCCCTTCAAGGAGGAGCGCAACGCATTGAACTCTGCTCTGACCTTTCTTGTGGCGGTATCACTCCTTCTCCAGGGTTGACTAAACTCGCATTGGAAATTTCAGGGGTACCAGTCTTTCCTCTCCTCCGAGCACGTGAAGGCGACTTCGTGTATTCAGAAAATGAAAAGAAGGCTATGTTATATGACATCGCTGCCATGGCCGACCTTGGCGTTCACGGTGTGGTTGTAGGTAGCCTTACACCTGCTCTTGATCTTGACCTCGCTTTCGTGGAAGCGGCAAAAAAAGCAGCTGGCGATCTTCCGATCACTTTCCACCGGGCCTTTGATGTGTGCAACGACTTCAAACAAGCAGCGAAAGACCTTTATGATCTCGGCTATGGCCGCATCCTCACCGCAGGACAAGCACCACGTGCCGCAGAAGGCCTGGACACCCTTAGGGAGTTAGTAGCCCTCAAAGAACGTCCCATGATTCTTGCTGGTGGCAGCATTCGCCTGGAACAAATTGATGATTTATTAGAAGTAGGTGTAGACGAAATCCACACAGCAGCAGGCACCACAGAAGAAGGAGTTTACTCAAGAGGATTCTTCGCGCCAGGATATACTTCGGTGGATTCAGGAGTGGTTCGTGCAATGATCGAGAGACTAGAGACGAAAGAAATCTAG
- a CDS encoding BACON domain-containing protein: MKTTAILIFSLFCVSLSAQMVYPDDCTITGAEEVVFDWTTDNCETEDIPDNEARFFRDADGNIQMIAGHYDAFRMIGPDFDNLVRDCANGPVYESNLNSSIGDHDDHGWIHSLFTYDGATIYAYIHNEWHGHNYGCPGGYLECWYNSITFATSTDSGKTYTHDPGPDHLALAPPYEFNEGSGPGGYFKPSDIVLNPRDGYYYMLFQIETIGGQDRGTGIVRTLTPEDPTSWLGWDGEAFTVDFVDIYNDDVASPAMHKVDPLDIFMQGSLSWNTYFEKWMVVGPGVADDTWGFYYRISDDLISWSAPKLILESNVWTNVNAPTNVDRTLYGSVIDHNDTTRNFTQTGRDNWLYYTRWHPGSTYDRDLVRVPFQLNKFETDGWTVNSTASSYDARPGDGICESEAGGCTVLAALQESNMRPASHADSLIVIGFDIPSGGVISLDGPAGGVNRPVVFDGSTQDGYVPNTAAWNETNNAQHSVIIDFNNNEAFEFNVNHCGLKGIQFRNTNIAVRADSCFIEGCFIQTDGAQDLGTNGSYGVVLYDVDGTRIGGENPEQANIILRSIWGDGSNSIIQNNKFDTNREGNTMLVNEGASAITFNSGDENSMINNVALGGYNRAISLENSNNNLIDENIFGASQDLTTQVGGYNTAILATSGSSGNIITNNVMCPQTVGVAHLVLDQAANNNIVTGNFINTDTDGNPITTNDGTAIAGVFIGVSCSDNQIGGTLAGEGNTITGVGLHGLVLLSTAGSGNSFRGNTIFGNGGLGIDRGFDWWPNENDAGDADAGPNDGINHPVIEQVAESGDDYIISILVDAAPSTTYVVDLYANAECDDSEYGEGRYYITSIEMTTDGSGQASVDYTHTPEAEHAVFSALMTNVATNHSSEFGPCVAPVSPDPNIVWSPTAISKTIIAGNSDSEQLFIENTGVVPLTYEVSTDQDWIIPTETSGTLNPGESSAQYITFDAANLPGDEIHGGNIYITSNDPDTPEVEIPVLVEVNYTGMFEVSEEVVFLSIATGQQTTYGLTITNNGTENVTWSGSTDVTANWLTQVLPSGGTLDADGGSTELDVHINTNGVSAGNYVGVVIFNSNASLNPTLVVEFNLNVTEGDGSGGDNGGGNGGGGGGGGNPIIAVNPMNLNFFVEANSNATIPFTISNDGSPNLQWNVSTPVGDSWLSVNNPPSGSIPPNGQHNTFAAVNTNGLSEGSYTSSITITSNASNTPELIIPVSLTVDGDAGGDNGGDGNGGGGNGGGNGGGGNGGDTPIITVNPEAINFFADANSNATQPFTLSNDGSPNLQWNISTPAQDTWLNVNNPPSGSIPPNGEHNTFAAANTNGLNPGTYNSSITITSNASNASELVIPVTLTVNGDGGGNGGGGNSGPAIAVIPNVMEIELAPGESGSYDFDIINNGDEDLQWMLSTFIPDTWISNGMPQNGVLAPGNIATSTVEIDTNELDPGDYYSEVMVSSNAVNAEIFLIEVYLTVTDDNNGGGGDGPVAEVMTTSTELCPGSDFEILWNVTSEGFGPANTFVVQLSDADGGFSFPSILGEFQANTGNGSEWMTVPLNIPLGFNYRIRLEATNPASVGPTSGDPLTIYPAQAVSIPELPVLCTQEGQFELPQGEPSGGFYEGDFVTNNIFYPSQAGLGMHEITYNHYSPEGCLFQATTTVEVNDAPSVALVEVGDMCTNSVAVNLSATPMGGVWSGPGVDGGMFYPELANAGTHTLHYEYSNAAGCMAEGELTVNVYDLPEITMYPAEPACQGQGLVNLPEVSPAGGSFWGEFVTGDQFDADQAPAGSYTINYSYTAESGCVNTAIATLDVNPTPEPFMDLPQQICANAEAHHMDPNPVGGIFEGEGTDGNYFVPTMVDPGTYDITYMAVNVHGCIGMVTSTIEVVETPMVELTMPTSVCQSEGIIPLDFGTPEGGQYTIDGVLVSTLDVSDYDPGYHEVAYYVENGAGCEGFAIDGLNIEAAPETPEITFDGTTISVFNPNNYEIQWYLNGTPITQEGNAFIPVESGVYTVTLASDFCTSMLSNEVDVTITGIEEMTSAGISVYPVPFSEEIIIEASSVWSNEPQVRLYDANARLVHIWNKEDLVLLNGKYIINTKLALLPSGMYYLILDVPGNSYRSVITK, from the coding sequence ATGAATTTAATGAGGGAAGCGGACCTGGTGGATACTTCAAGCCTAGTGATATCGTTCTCAATCCTCGTGATGGGTACTATTACATGTTGTTCCAAATCGAAACAATTGGAGGTCAAGATAGAGGAACCGGAATTGTTCGTACACTAACTCCTGAAGACCCCACAAGCTGGTTGGGATGGGATGGTGAAGCATTCACAGTGGACTTCGTTGATATCTACAATGATGATGTTGCAAGCCCGGCGATGCACAAAGTTGATCCTCTTGACATCTTCATGCAAGGTTCACTTTCGTGGAATACCTACTTCGAAAAATGGATGGTTGTTGGACCCGGTGTCGCTGACGATACTTGGGGATTCTATTACCGAATTTCAGATGATCTCATCAGTTGGTCTGCCCCAAAACTCATCTTGGAATCGAACGTATGGACCAATGTCAATGCTCCAACGAACGTTGACCGAACGCTTTACGGAAGCGTCATCGACCACAACGACACTACCCGAAACTTCACACAAACAGGTCGAGATAACTGGCTGTACTATACACGCTGGCATCCTGGGTCAACGTACGACCGAGACCTAGTTCGTGTGCCTTTCCAATTGAACAAATTTGAGACTGATGGATGGACCGTAAACTCCACTGCTTCTTCATATGATGCTCGTCCTGGCGACGGTATCTGTGAATCAGAAGCAGGTGGATGTACGGTGCTTGCGGCTTTACAGGAGTCGAACATGCGACCTGCTTCACACGCAGATTCATTGATCGTCATTGGATTCGACATTCCAAGTGGTGGAGTAATTAGCCTTGATGGGCCAGCAGGTGGTGTCAATCGTCCTGTTGTTTTTGATGGGTCGACTCAAGATGGGTACGTTCCCAATACGGCCGCATGGAACGAGACAAACAACGCCCAACACTCAGTAATCATTGACTTCAACAACAACGAAGCCTTTGAATTCAACGTCAACCATTGCGGTCTGAAGGGCATCCAATTCCGAAACACTAACATCGCTGTTCGTGCTGATAGCTGTTTTATTGAAGGATGTTTCATCCAAACAGATGGTGCGCAAGACCTAGGAACAAATGGATCGTACGGTGTGGTGCTCTACGATGTCGACGGAACTCGAATCGGAGGAGAAAACCCCGAGCAAGCGAATATTATCCTTCGTAGCATCTGGGGAGACGGATCCAACTCGATTATCCAGAACAACAAGTTCGACACCAACCGAGAAGGAAACACGATGCTGGTGAATGAAGGGGCATCAGCCATCACCTTCAACTCGGGAGATGAAAATTCGATGATCAACAACGTAGCACTCGGAGGCTACAATCGCGCTATTTCCCTCGAAAATTCAAACAACAATCTCATTGACGAAAACATCTTCGGCGCTAGCCAAGATCTCACCACTCAAGTAGGTGGATACAACACTGCTATTCTCGCAACTAGCGGTTCTTCTGGTAACATTATCACGAATAACGTGATGTGTCCGCAAACTGTAGGCGTCGCACACTTGGTTCTTGATCAAGCAGCGAACAACAATATTGTCACCGGAAACTTCATTAACACCGACACTGACGGCAATCCCATTACCACCAACGATGGAACAGCAATCGCTGGTGTGTTCATTGGAGTAAGCTGTAGCGATAATCAAATTGGCGGCACGCTGGCCGGAGAAGGCAATACGATTACCGGCGTTGGCCTACACGGACTAGTGCTGCTAAGTACTGCGGGAAGTGGTAACTCATTCAGAGGCAATACCATCTTCGGAAATGGCGGTTTAGGTATTGACCGCGGATTCGATTGGTGGCCGAACGAAAACGATGCTGGTGACGCTGATGCAGGTCCGAATGACGGTATCAATCACCCAGTTATCGAACAGGTAGCTGAAAGCGGAGATGATTACATTATCTCCATTCTCGTTGACGCTGCTCCTTCTACTACTTATGTGGTAGATCTATACGCTAACGCGGAATGCGATGACTCTGAATACGGAGAAGGACGATACTACATCACAAGCATTGAAATGACTACTGATGGTAGCGGACAAGCTTCTGTAGACTATACACATACACCGGAAGCCGAACATGCTGTTTTCTCTGCATTGATGACCAATGTCGCGACAAACCATTCGTCTGAATTTGGTCCGTGTGTGGCTCCAGTTTCGCCAGATCCGAATATAGTCTGGTCTCCAACGGCTATCTCAAAAACGATTATTGCAGGAAACTCTGATAGCGAACAGCTCTTTATCGAGAATACAGGTGTGGTGCCGTTAACTTATGAGGTCAGCACTGATCAAGATTGGATCATACCTACTGAGACTTCAGGTACATTGAACCCAGGTGAATCATCTGCTCAGTACATTACATTCGACGCAGCGAACTTACCTGGAGATGAAATCCACGGGGGTAATATCTACATCACCTCCAACGATCCTGACACCCCAGAAGTGGAAATTCCTGTACTGGTAGAAGTGAATTACACAGGTATGTTCGAAGTATCTGAAGAGGTAGTATTCCTCTCCATTGCTACCGGACAGCAAACTACTTACGGACTGACTATTACCAATAACGGAACTGAGAACGTTACATGGAGTGGAAGCACCGATGTCACCGCCAATTGGTTGACGCAAGTCCTTCCATCTGGAGGCACTCTAGATGCCGATGGCGGCTCAACAGAATTGGATGTACACATCAACACCAACGGCGTAAGTGCCGGTAACTACGTTGGTGTCGTGATCTTCAATAGCAATGCCTCGTTAAACCCAACACTTGTAGTTGAATTTAACTTGAACGTCACTGAAGGTGACGGCAGTGGAGGCGACAACGGCGGCGGAAACGGCGGCGGTGGCGGTGGCGGTGGAAACCCAATCATCGCTGTGAATCCGATGAACTTGAACTTCTTTGTTGAAGCTAATTCTAACGCGACCATTCCATTTACGATTTCAAATGATGGTAGTCCAAATTTGCAGTGGAATGTATCCACTCCGGTTGGAGACTCTTGGTTAAGCGTGAACAACCCTCCTTCGGGTAGTATCCCGCCTAACGGTCAGCACAACACCTTTGCTGCCGTGAATACCAACGGTCTTTCAGAAGGAAGCTACACCTCATCTATCACCATCACTTCGAACGCATCCAATACACCTGAACTCATCATTCCAGTTTCTTTGACTGTTGATGGAGATGCCGGTGGAGACAATGGTGGCGACGGAAACGGCGGTGGAGGTAACGGCGGCGGCAATGGCGGCGGCGGTAATGGAGGTGATACGCCAATTATTACTGTAAACCCAGAAGCTATCAACTTCTTCGCTGATGCCAATTCGAATGCAACCCAACCTTTCACCCTTTCCAATGATGGAAGTCCGAACCTTCAGTGGAATATTTCTACTCCGGCTCAAGACACTTGGTTGAACGTGAACAACCCTCCTTCGGGTAGTATTCCACCAAATGGTGAACACAACACGTTTGCAGCAGCGAATACCAATGGACTCAATCCAGGAACTTACAATTCCAGCATCACGATCACTTCCAATGCATCGAACGCGTCTGAACTCGTTATTCCAGTCACTCTAACTGTGAATGGTGATGGCGGGGGCAACGGTGGTGGAGGAAACTCCGGCCCAGCGATCGCAGTGATCCCGAACGTCATGGAAATTGAATTGGCTCCAGGAGAGTCTGGTAGCTATGATTTCGACATCATCAACAACGGTGATGAAGACCTGCAGTGGATGCTTTCAACGTTTATCCCTGATACATGGATTTCCAACGGCATGCCTCAAAATGGAGTTCTTGCGCCAGGAAACATTGCCACGAGCACAGTCGAAATTGACACAAACGAATTAGATCCGGGAGATTACTATTCAGAAGTCATGGTGTCTTCAAATGCCGTGAATGCTGAGATCTTCCTCATTGAAGTTTATCTCACCGTAACTGATGACAACAACGGCGGTGGCGGAGACGGACCTGTAGCGGAAGTCATGACTACCTCTACTGAACTATGTCCTGGCTCTGATTTTGAAATTCTATGGAACGTGACTTCAGAAGGCTTTGGTCCGGCGAACACCTTTGTTGTTCAGCTTTCCGATGCCGATGGAGGCTTCTCCTTCCCTTCCATTCTAGGAGAATTCCAAGCTAATACAGGCAATGGAAGCGAATGGATGACAGTGCCGTTAAACATCCCTCTTGGTTTCAACTACCGAATCCGTTTGGAAGCCACAAACCCAGCATCTGTTGGCCCTACCAGCGGTGACCCGTTGACTATTTACCCAGCTCAGGCGGTCTCAATTCCTGAACTTCCAGTGCTGTGTACTCAAGAAGGTCAGTTTGAACTTCCACAAGGTGAGCCAAGTGGAGGATTCTACGAAGGTGACTTTGTAACGAACAACATCTTCTACCCATCACAAGCCGGATTGGGAATGCACGAAATCACCTACAACCACTACTCTCCAGAAGGTTGTTTGTTCCAAGCTACCACTACAGTAGAAGTGAACGATGCCCCTTCTGTTGCCCTTGTTGAAGTGGGTGATATGTGTACCAACTCCGTTGCCGTAAATCTAAGCGCTACGCCAATGGGTGGTGTTTGGAGCGGTCCGGGAGTGGATGGTGGTATGTTCTATCCTGAATTGGCTAACGCCGGAACGCATACGCTTCATTACGAATACAGCAATGCAGCCGGTTGTATGGCTGAAGGTGAGCTAACGGTGAACGTCTATGATCTTCCTGAGATTACGATGTACCCAGCAGAACCAGCCTGTCAAGGACAAGGTCTGGTGAACCTACCTGAAGTGTCTCCTGCAGGAGGTAGCTTCTGGGGTGAATTCGTGACCGGTGACCAGTTCGATGCAGACCAAGCTCCAGCAGGAAGTTACACGATCAACTATTCATACACTGCGGAATCAGGGTGTGTGAATACGGCTATCGCTACTTTGGATGTCAACCCTACTCCTGAACCGTTTATGGATCTTCCACAACAGATTTGCGCTAACGCGGAAGCTCATCATATGGATCCGAATCCAGTTGGAGGAATCTTCGAAGGAGAAGGAACTGATGGAAACTACTTTGTTCCAACGATGGTAGACCCTGGCACTTATGACATCACATACATGGCGGTAAACGTTCATGGTTGTATCGGAATGGTTACTTCAACAATCGAGGTTGTCGAGACTCCGATGGTGGAGCTTACGATGCCTACTTCAGTATGTCAAAGCGAAGGGATCATTCCTCTTGACTTTGGCACACCAGAAGGAGGTCAATACACTATTGATGGTGTATTGGTAAGTACACTTGACGTCTCAGATTACGACCCAGGATACCACGAAGTAGCATACTACGTGGAGAATGGAGCCGGATGTGAAGGTTTCGCTATTGATGGCTTGAACATTGAGGCGGCCCCGGAAACACCTGAAATCACATTCGATGGAACAACCATCAGCGTGTTCAACCCGAACAACTATGAAATCCAATGGTACCTCAATGGCACCCCAATTACACAAGAAGGAAATGCCTTTATCCCTGTTGAAAGCGGAGTGTACACCGTGACCTTGGCTTCTGATTTCTGTACGTCAATGCTATCGAACGAAGTAGATGTAACGATCACGGGAATCGAAGAAATGACAAGCGCAGGCATCAGTGTCTATCCTGTACCATTTAGTGAAGAGATCATTATTGAAGCGAGTTCGGTATGGAGCAATGAACCACAAGTTCGTTTGTATGATGCCAATGCACGCCTTGTACACATCTGGAATAAGGAAGACCTCGTGCTGTTGAATGGTAAGTATATCATCAACACCAAGCTCGCCTTACTTCCTTCAGGAATGTATTATCTAATCCTGGACGTCCCTGGAAACAGTTACCGTTCAGTGATTACCAAATAA